In Bufo gargarizans isolate SCDJY-AF-19 chromosome 5, ASM1485885v1, whole genome shotgun sequence, the following are encoded in one genomic region:
- the EIF1B gene encoding eukaryotic translation initiation factor 1b isoform X2: protein MLKDPFADATKGDDLLPAGTEDYIHIRIQQRNGRKTLTTVQGIADDYDKKKLVKAFKKKFACNGTVIEHPEYGEVIQLQGDQRKNICQFLMEIGIVKEEQLKVHGF, encoded by the exons ACCCCTTTGCTGATGCAACTAAGGGTGACGACTTACTCCCGGCAGGGACTGAAGACTATATCCATATAAGAATTCAACAACGAAACGGCAGAAAGACTCTGACCACTGTACAGGGGATTGCAGATGATTACGACAAAAAGAAACTTGTAAAAGCTTTCAAGAAG AAATTTGCCTGTAATGGTACTGTGATTGAACATCCAGAGTACGGTGAAGTCATTCAGCTGCAGGGTGACCAGAGAAAAAACATCTGTCAGTTTCTTATGGAA ATTGGCATTGTTAAGGAAGAACAGCTGAAGGTCCATGGCTTCTGA
- the EIF1B gene encoding eukaryotic translation initiation factor 1b isoform X1 — protein MSSIQNLNSFDPFADATKGDDLLPAGTEDYIHIRIQQRNGRKTLTTVQGIADDYDKKKLVKAFKKKFACNGTVIEHPEYGEVIQLQGDQRKNICQFLMEIGIVKEEQLKVHGF, from the exons ACCCCTTTGCTGATGCAACTAAGGGTGACGACTTACTCCCGGCAGGGACTGAAGACTATATCCATATAAGAATTCAACAACGAAACGGCAGAAAGACTCTGACCACTGTACAGGGGATTGCAGATGATTACGACAAAAAGAAACTTGTAAAAGCTTTCAAGAAG AAATTTGCCTGTAATGGTACTGTGATTGAACATCCAGAGTACGGTGAAGTCATTCAGCTGCAGGGTGACCAGAGAAAAAACATCTGTCAGTTTCTTATGGAA ATTGGCATTGTTAAGGAAGAACAGCTGAAGGTCCATGGCTTCTGA